The genomic interval GCCAACCGGAGCCCAACCCGCTTCAACATTATAAATGCACGCCCCCAGCTTATCAACGGCGCAATGCACGATGCCCGCCTATACCGCGAAGCGATCGCCGCGACTGTCGCTCATATCTATTACGGGCAATCCGCCGCCGCGTAGAGCAAGGAGGCCCACCTGGGTCGCGACGTTCTGTGCAATCTGTTTGAACGCTACTGCCTGCAAGCTATCAGGTGCCCCGACAACTATGGGAACACCTATGTCGCCGCCTTCCCGCACGTTGATGGAAAGCGGCACTTGCCCGAGCAGATTCGTATTGAACTGCTTTGCTAACTCCTCGCCGCCTCCTGATCCAAAAATTTCATGGCGGCCCTGGCACGTCGGGCAAACGAAATAGCTCATGTTCTCAACGATACCCAGAACCGGGATGTGGACCTGCTCGAACATGTTAATCGCTTTGCGCACGTCAGCCATTGCGACTTCCTGAGGCGTGGTGACGAGGACTGCGCCCTGGACAGGCACGAGTTGGGCGAGGCTAAGCTGGGCGTCTCCAGTTCCGGGAGGCATGTCGACAATCAAATAGTCGAGAGTTCCCCACTCCACGTCGTAAAGGAACTGCTTAACCGCAGTATGCAGCATGGGTCCACGCCATATCACCGGACGGTCTCCGCGGTTGAGAAATCCGATCGACATAACCTCAATTCCATACACTCGATGTGGAAGCAGCTTTTGTCCACGCACCGCCGGCTCCGCGTTGACGCCGACCATAATCGGCACATTAGGCCCGTATACGTCAGTGTCAAGCAGGCCCACTCTAGCCCCATATTGAGCAAGCGCTATGGCAAGATTCACGGCGACCGTGGACTTTCCGACTCCGCCCTTACCCGAGCTGACCGCAACAATGTTGGATATACCTGGCACCGGTTGTTTGCCTTCAACCGCCCGCGCCCGCGGTATTTCCGACTCAAGACTGATTTCGACCGCTTCCACACCCGCAACGCTCAGTACCGCCTCGCGCGCAGATCGTTCCAGT from Acidobacteriota bacterium carries:
- the apbC gene encoding iron-sulfur cluster carrier protein ApbC, with the protein product MANINRESVLAVLRTVEDSDLKRDILSLNFVRDLEIDVSTVKFRLVVNTPASPVKAKLERSAREAVLSVAGVEAVEISLESEIPRARAVEGKQPVPGISNIVAVSSGKGGVGKSTVAVNLAIALAQYGARVGLLDTDVYGPNVPIMVGVNAEPAVRGQKLLPHRVYGIEVMSIGFLNRGDRPVIWRGPMLHTAVKQFLYDVEWGTLDYLIVDMPPGTGDAQLSLAQLVPVQGAVLVTTPQEVAMADVRKAINMFEQVHIPVLGIVENMSYFVCPTCQGRHEIFGSGGGEELAKQFNTNLLGQVPLSINVREGGDIGVPIVVGAPDSLQAVAFKQIAQNVATQVGLLALRGGGLPVIDMSDSRGDRFAV